A single region of the Geobacillus subterraneus genome encodes:
- a CDS encoding chemotaxis protein CheW, translating to MDKYVVFRVEREQYAISIAYVVSIEKVTAPTAVPHMPDYMAGVVRIRGELVPVLDMRKLLYGRAIEETDQTRLIVAAVDGLSVAFIVDEAKEIADIGQEGIQPLQLMSSERTPYLVGMATLPDRLLTVLDPRVLFNHLEEAEEIREQVAAVQPDEAV from the coding sequence ATGGATAAATATGTGGTCTTTCGCGTCGAGCGCGAACAGTACGCCATTTCGATTGCCTATGTCGTCTCGATTGAAAAAGTGACGGCGCCAACGGCAGTGCCGCACATGCCGGACTATATGGCTGGCGTCGTGCGCATTCGCGGCGAGCTTGTGCCGGTGTTGGACATGCGGAAGCTGCTGTACGGCCGCGCCATTGAGGAAACGGATCAGACGCGCCTCATTGTCGCGGCGGTGGACGGTTTGTCCGTCGCCTTTATCGTCGACGAGGCGAAGGAGATCGCCGATATCGGACAGGAAGGCATTCAACCACTTCAGTTGATGTCCTCTGAGCGGACGCCATATTTAGTTGGAATGGCGACGTTGCCTGATCGATTGTTGACCGTGCTCGATCCGCGCGTGTTGTTCAACCATTTGGAGGAGGCGGAAGAGATTCGAGAGCAAGTGGCTGCTGTCCAGCCCGATGAAGCGGTATAG
- a CDS encoding L,D-transpeptidase, whose product MRKSLALCLLLSVLLVAPFQTAAEIKPLVIVNKAINKLALVRDGRIEAVYPVATGVNAELTPEGLFTVTVKAENPYYRKKDIPGGAPNNPLGTRWIGFDARGTDGRIYGVHGTNNPASIGGYVSQGCVRMHNRDVEHLYERVPIGARVLILRSNESFSAIAKRYGVLQ is encoded by the coding sequence ATGCGTAAATCGTTAGCACTCTGCCTGCTGCTTAGTGTGCTGTTGGTTGCGCCGTTTCAGACGGCGGCGGAGATAAAGCCGCTTGTGATTGTGAACAAAGCGATCAACAAACTTGCGCTCGTCCGCGACGGTCGCATTGAGGCCGTTTATCCGGTGGCGACGGGGGTGAATGCCGAACTGACGCCGGAAGGGCTGTTTACCGTGACGGTGAAGGCGGAAAATCCGTACTATCGGAAAAAAGACATTCCGGGCGGAGCGCCGAACAATCCGCTTGGCACGAGATGGATCGGTTTTGATGCGCGCGGGACGGACGGGCGCATTTACGGCGTTCATGGGACAAACAACCCAGCGTCGATCGGCGGCTACGTTTCGCAAGGGTGCGTGCGCATGCACAACCGCGATGTCGAGCATTTGTACGAACGGGTACCGATCGGCGCCCGCGTGCTCATTCTCCGCAGCAACGAGTCGTTTTCCGCCATTGCCAAGCGCTACGGCGTCCTCCAATGA
- the gndA gene encoding NADP-dependent phosphogluconate dehydrogenase produces MAKQQIGVIGLAVMGKNLALNIESRGYSVAVYNRSHEKTDEFLEEAKGKNVVGTYSIEEFVNALEKPRKILLMVKAGAPTDATIEQLKPHLEKGDILIDGGNTYFKDTQRRNKELAELGIHFIGTGVSGGEEGALKGPSIMPGGQKEAHELVRPIFEAIAAKVDGEPCTTYIGPDGAGHYVKMVHNGIEYGDMQLIAEAYFLLKHVLGMDANELHEVFADWNKGELNSYLIEITADIFTKIDEETGKPLVDVILDKAGQKGTGKWTSQNALDLGVPLPIITESVFARFISAMKDERVKASKVLAGPAVKPFEGDRAHFIEAVRRALYMSKICSYAQGFAQMKAASDEYDWNLRYGDIAMIFRGGCIIRAQFLQKIKEAYDRDPALPNLLLDPYFKNIVERYQDALREIVATAAMRGIPVPGFASALAYYDSYRTAVLPANLIQAQRDYFGAHTYERVDKEGIFHTEWLK; encoded by the coding sequence ATGGCGAAACAGCAAATCGGCGTCATCGGACTGGCGGTCATGGGGAAAAACTTGGCGCTCAACATCGAAAGCAGAGGCTATTCGGTGGCGGTGTACAACCGTTCGCACGAAAAAACGGATGAATTTTTAGAAGAAGCGAAAGGAAAAAACGTTGTCGGTACATACAGCATTGAGGAGTTCGTCAACGCCTTGGAAAAACCGCGGAAAATTTTGCTGATGGTGAAAGCGGGAGCGCCGACGGACGCGACGATCGAACAGCTGAAGCCGCATCTGGAAAAAGGCGATATTTTAATCGACGGCGGCAACACGTATTTTAAGGATACGCAGCGCCGCAACAAAGAGCTCGCTGAACTCGGCATCCACTTTATCGGCACGGGTGTGTCCGGCGGTGAGGAAGGGGCGCTGAAAGGCCCATCGATCATGCCGGGGGGACAAAAAGAAGCGCATGAGCTCGTGCGCCCAATTTTTGAAGCCATCGCCGCCAAAGTTGACGGCGAGCCGTGCACGACGTACATCGGTCCGGACGGCGCCGGCCATTACGTGAAAATGGTGCATAACGGCATCGAATACGGCGACATGCAGCTGATCGCCGAAGCGTACTTCCTGCTCAAACACGTGCTCGGCATGGATGCCAATGAACTGCATGAAGTGTTCGCTGACTGGAACAAAGGCGAGCTGAACAGCTACTTAATCGAAATCACCGCTGACATTTTCACAAAAATCGATGAAGAGACGGGCAAGCCGTTGGTTGATGTCATTTTGGACAAGGCCGGGCAAAAAGGGACGGGCAAATGGACGAGCCAAAACGCGCTCGATTTAGGCGTGCCGCTGCCGATCATCACCGAATCGGTATTCGCCCGCTTCATCTCGGCGATGAAAGACGAGCGCGTGAAAGCAAGCAAAGTGCTGGCAGGCCCAGCGGTGAAGCCGTTTGAAGGCGACCGCGCCCACTTCATCGAAGCGGTGCGCCGCGCGCTTTATATGAGCAAAATTTGCTCATACGCCCAAGGGTTTGCGCAAATGAAAGCCGCATCTGACGAATACGACTGGAATTTGCGCTACGGCGACATCGCCATGATTTTCCGCGGCGGCTGCATCATCCGCGCGCAATTTTTGCAAAAAATTAAAGAGGCGTACGACCGCGATCCGGCGCTGCCGAACTTGCTCTTGGATCCGTACTTCAAAAACATCGTCGAACGCTATCAAGATGCGCTCCGCGAAATCGTCGCCACCGCAGCGATGCGCGGCATTCCGGTGCCAGGATTCGCCAGCGCCCTCGCGTACTATGACAGCTACCGCACCGCGGTGCTGCCGGCCAACTTGATCCAAGCGCAGCGCGACTACTTCGGCGCCCACACGTACGAACGCGTCGATAAGGAAGGCATTTTCCATACGGAATGGTTGAAGTAA
- the prli42 gene encoding stressosome-associated protein Prli42, with translation MSRKTQKFVVYLMLICMLLTTLLAGISMWF, from the coding sequence TTGTCGCGCAAAACGCAAAAATTCGTCGTTTACTTAATGCTCATTTGCATGCTGCTGACGACGCTCCTTGCCGGCATCAGCATGTGGTTTTAA
- a CDS encoding acyl-CoA carboxylase subunit beta produces MSDMYDKINELYDRRREIELGGGDEKIEQQHAKGKLTARERIDLLLDEGTFVELNPFIEHRCTDFGLGEKKGPGDGVVTGYGKINGRTVFVFSQDFTVFGGALGEMHAKKITNIMDLAAKTGAPIIGLNDSGGARIQEGVLSLDGYGHIFYRNAIYSGVIPQISVIMGPCAGGAVYSPAITDFVFMVEKTSQMFITGPKVIEAVTGEKISAEDLGGARVHNTISGNAHFAAANEKEALAEVRRLLGYLPSNNHEKPPFGPIPDGDDYRPDLADVVPIDAVRPYDVRHVIAHVVDDGSFLEVQKDFAKNIVVGFARIKGEVVGLVCNQPKFMAGGLDIDSSDKAARFIRFCDSFNIPIITFEDVTGFFPGVKQEHGGIIRHGAKILYAYSEATVPKITVILRKAYGGAYVALNSKSIGADVVYAWPNAEVAVMGPQGAANIIFASEIENSPNPEATRAQKIEEYRETFANPYVAAKYGMIDDVIDPRDTRIKLIQALEMLRHKHEERPKKKHGNIPL; encoded by the coding sequence ATGAGCGACATGTACGATAAAATCAATGAATTATATGACCGCCGACGTGAGATTGAACTGGGCGGCGGCGACGAGAAAATCGAACAGCAGCACGCGAAAGGGAAGCTGACCGCGCGCGAGCGGATTGACTTGCTTTTGGACGAAGGAACGTTTGTCGAACTGAATCCGTTCATCGAGCATCGCTGCACCGACTTTGGTCTCGGCGAAAAAAAAGGGCCGGGCGATGGGGTGGTCACCGGCTACGGGAAAATCAACGGCCGCACGGTGTTTGTGTTTTCGCAAGATTTCACCGTTTTCGGCGGCGCCCTTGGGGAAATGCACGCGAAAAAAATTACGAACATCATGGATTTGGCGGCGAAAACCGGGGCGCCGATCATCGGTTTGAATGATTCGGGCGGCGCCCGCATTCAAGAAGGGGTCTTGTCGCTGGACGGGTACGGGCACATTTTTTACCGCAACGCCATTTACTCCGGCGTCATTCCGCAAATTTCCGTCATCATGGGGCCGTGCGCCGGCGGGGCCGTCTATTCGCCGGCTATCACCGATTTTGTGTTCATGGTCGAAAAAACGAGCCAAATGTTCATCACTGGCCCGAAAGTGATTGAAGCGGTGACCGGGGAGAAAATCAGCGCCGAAGATTTAGGCGGCGCCCGCGTGCACAACACGATCAGCGGCAACGCCCATTTTGCGGCGGCGAATGAGAAGGAGGCGCTCGCCGAGGTGCGGCGGCTGCTTGGCTATTTGCCGTCAAACAATCACGAAAAGCCGCCGTTTGGCCCGATTCCGGACGGGGACGACTACCGGCCCGATTTGGCCGACGTCGTGCCGATTGACGCCGTTCGCCCGTACGATGTGCGCCATGTGATCGCCCACGTCGTCGATGACGGTTCGTTTCTGGAAGTGCAAAAAGATTTTGCGAAAAACATCGTGGTCGGTTTTGCCCGCATCAAAGGTGAAGTGGTGGGGCTTGTGTGCAACCAGCCGAAGTTTATGGCTGGCGGCCTTGACATCGATTCGTCCGACAAAGCGGCGCGGTTCATCCGCTTTTGCGATTCGTTCAACATCCCGATCATTACGTTTGAGGACGTCACCGGCTTTTTCCCGGGCGTCAAGCAGGAGCACGGCGGCATCATCCGCCATGGGGCGAAAATTTTGTACGCCTACTCGGAAGCAACGGTGCCGAAAATTACGGTCATTTTGCGGAAAGCGTACGGCGGCGCGTACGTCGCCTTAAACAGCAAATCGATCGGCGCCGATGTCGTCTATGCGTGGCCGAACGCCGAAGTGGCCGTCATGGGGCCTCAAGGGGCGGCGAACATTATTTTCGCCAGTGAAATCGAAAACAGCCCGAACCCGGAAGCGACGCGGGCGCAAAAGATTGAAGAATACCGGGAAACCTTCGCCAACCCGTACGTCGCCGCCAAATACGGGATGATCGATGACGTCATCGACCCGCGCGACACGAGAATCAAGCTCATCCAGGCGCTCGAGATGCTTCGCCATAAGCATGAAGAGCGGCCGAAGAAAAAGCATGGCAACATTCCGCTGTAA
- a CDS encoding aromatic acid exporter family protein, giving the protein MKIGYRTLKTAVGAALAIAIAQLIGLHNFASAGIIVILCVQVTKKRSLETARARLAACVVAIGFAALFFAVFGYHPWTIGLLLLVFIPVTVRLKVNEGIATSSVIILHLYAAKEITWEWVVNELLLVAVGIGVALIVNMYMPSAEKQLKEYQRIVEDLFRIILKEIVRYLRTNELDWDGKELPLAATILEQAKTLAMRHADNQLWRNEDEYVRYFRMRERQLEIIEHMLPLVTSLTYTVEQRMMIADFIDELSDAIHPGNTADRFLRRLSAMREEFKEMPLPTTREQFEERAALFHLVRELEQYLIIKSGFQPGNEPDKRRRLLPLG; this is encoded by the coding sequence ATGAAAATCGGCTATCGGACGTTGAAAACGGCGGTCGGGGCGGCGCTGGCGATCGCCATCGCTCAGTTGATCGGCCTTCACAACTTCGCTTCTGCCGGCATTATCGTCATTTTGTGCGTTCAAGTGACGAAAAAGCGGTCGCTGGAGACCGCGCGAGCCCGTTTGGCGGCGTGCGTTGTCGCGATCGGGTTTGCGGCGTTGTTTTTTGCCGTCTTCGGCTACCATCCGTGGACGATCGGGCTGCTGCTGTTAGTGTTTATTCCGGTGACGGTTCGGCTGAAAGTCAACGAAGGCATTGCGACCAGTTCGGTGATCATTTTGCATTTGTATGCGGCCAAGGAGATCACATGGGAATGGGTCGTCAATGAGCTGCTGTTGGTCGCTGTCGGCATCGGGGTGGCGCTCATCGTCAACATGTACATGCCGAGCGCCGAGAAGCAGCTTAAAGAGTACCAGCGCATTGTCGAGGATTTGTTTCGCATCATTTTAAAAGAAATCGTGCGCTATTTGCGCACGAATGAGCTCGATTGGGATGGGAAGGAGCTGCCGCTGGCGGCGACGATACTTGAGCAGGCGAAAACGCTCGCGATGCGCCACGCCGACAACCAGCTATGGCGGAACGAAGACGAGTACGTCCGCTACTTCCGGATGCGCGAGCGGCAGCTGGAAATCATCGAGCATATGCTTCCGCTTGTGACGTCGCTGACGTACACGGTTGAGCAGCGGATGATGATCGCTGATTTTATCGACGAACTAAGCGATGCCATTCACCCGGGAAATACAGCCGATCGGTTTTTGCGGCGTCTTTCGGCGATGCGCGAGGAATTTAAGGAAATGCCGCTGCCAACGACGCGCGAACAGTTTGAAGAGCGGGCGGCGCTGTTTCATTTGGTGCGCGAATTGGAGCAATATTTAATCATTAAAAGTGGGTTCCAGCCCGGAAATGAACCAGACAAAAGGCGTCGTTTGTTGCCGCTTGGCTGA
- a CDS encoding tripeptidase T, producing the protein MVNEQRLVDEFLELVQIDSETKHEGEIAKVLKQKFEALGLEVIEDDAAAKTGHGAGNLICTLAATKDGIDPIYFTSHMDTVVPGKGVKPSIRDGYVVTDGTTILGADDKAGLAAMLEAIRVLKEQNIPHGVIQFIITVGEESGLVGAKALDPSLIQAKYGYALDSDGKVGNIVVAAPTQAKLKVVVHGKTAHAGVAPEKGVSAITIAAKAIAKMPLGRIDEETTANIGRFEGGTQTNIVCDRVDILAEARSLVPEKMEAQVAKMKEAFETVAAEMGGRADVEVEVMYPGFKFSDGDHVVEVAKRAAANIGRPCKLEKSGGGSDANVIAGFGIPTVNLAVGYEEIHTTNERMPIEELVKLTEMVVAIVEEVANAE; encoded by the coding sequence ATGGTGAATGAACAGCGTCTTGTCGACGAATTTTTGGAACTTGTGCAAATCGATTCGGAAACGAAGCATGAAGGTGAGATCGCCAAGGTGCTGAAACAAAAGTTTGAAGCGCTCGGCCTTGAGGTCATCGAAGACGATGCCGCCGCGAAAACAGGGCATGGCGCCGGCAACTTGATTTGCACGCTCGCGGCGACGAAAGACGGGATCGACCCGATTTACTTCACGTCGCATATGGATACGGTCGTGCCGGGCAAAGGAGTGAAGCCGTCGATTCGCGATGGGTATGTCGTCACCGACGGGACGACGATTTTAGGGGCGGACGACAAGGCGGGCTTGGCGGCCATGTTGGAAGCGATTCGCGTGTTGAAAGAACAAAACATCCCGCATGGCGTAATCCAGTTTATCATCACCGTCGGCGAAGAGTCGGGGCTTGTCGGGGCGAAGGCGCTTGACCCGTCGCTCATTCAAGCGAAATACGGCTATGCCTTGGACAGCGACGGCAAAGTCGGCAACATCGTCGTCGCCGCCCCGACGCAGGCGAAGCTGAAAGTCGTTGTGCACGGCAAAACCGCCCATGCCGGCGTGGCGCCGGAAAAAGGAGTGTCTGCCATTACGATTGCGGCGAAGGCGATCGCGAAAATGCCGCTCGGCCGCATCGACGAGGAGACGACAGCGAACATCGGCCGCTTTGAGGGCGGCACGCAAACGAACATCGTCTGCGACCGCGTTGATATTTTAGCGGAAGCCCGTTCCCTCGTTCCGGAAAAAATGGAAGCGCAAGTGGCGAAAATGAAAGAGGCGTTTGAAACGGTTGCCGCGGAAATGGGGGGGCGCGCCGATGTCGAAGTGGAAGTGATGTACCCGGGCTTTAAGTTCAGCGACGGCGACCATGTCGTCGAGGTCGCCAAACGGGCGGCGGCGAACATCGGACGGCCGTGCAAGCTGGAGAAAAGCGGCGGCGGCAGCGATGCCAACGTCATTGCCGGTTTCGGTATTCCGACCGTCAATCTTGCTGTCGGCTATGAAGAGATTCATACAACGAACGAACGGATGCCGATTGAAGAGCTGGTGAAACTGACGGAAATGGTCGTCGCCATTGTCGAAGAAGTGGCCAATGCCGAGTGA
- the mce gene encoding methylmalonyl-CoA epimerase — protein sequence MHVKKVDHIGIAVRSIEKALPFYTDVLGLPFLGIEEVGSEQVKVAFLQAGEAKIELLEPLSPESAVATFIEKRGEGIHHVALGVDDITERIRELKEHGIRMIQETPKRGAGGAWVAFMHPKSTGGVLYELCERPKTEGHQ from the coding sequence ATGCACGTAAAAAAAGTCGATCATATCGGCATTGCCGTCCGCTCGATCGAGAAAGCGCTTCCGTTTTATACGGATGTGCTCGGGCTGCCGTTTCTCGGCATCGAAGAAGTCGGGTCGGAGCAGGTGAAAGTGGCGTTTTTGCAAGCGGGAGAAGCGAAAATTGAACTGCTTGAGCCGCTGTCGCCGGAGAGCGCGGTCGCGACATTCATCGAAAAGCGCGGCGAAGGGATCCACCATGTAGCACTTGGCGTCGATGACATCACCGAACGCATCCGCGAGTTGAAGGAGCACGGCATCCGTATGATTCAAGAAACGCCAAAACGCGGCGCCGGCGGGGCATGGGTGGCGTTCATGCATCCGAAATCGACCGGCGGCGTGTTGTATGAACTTTGCGAACGGCCGAAAACGGAGGGACATCAATGA